In Pygocentrus nattereri isolate fPygNat1 chromosome 30, fPygNat1.pri, whole genome shotgun sequence, the following proteins share a genomic window:
- the nr4a2b gene encoding nuclear receptor subfamily 4 group A member 2b codes for MPCVQAQYGSSPPGASPACQTYTYSAAAGDYSCDLLTPEFVKFSMDLTNAEIAATSALPSFSTFAEGTGGTSYDSKAPCLYQAAHSGEHLCIKAEDMHAHAYPPQAEDGTSSHGGYYKPAAPGFSAHPPPPPPPPPPSHHVWEDAGSLHAFSHGYLAASHVMEQQRKDAVSRLFSFKQSPAGAPPPISACHVRFDSAPAAHRPLESAGFSVPAALRKQHGVGFPHPLHVGHAHALAESPMSSPPCRGSPSSEGLCAVCGDNAACQHYGVRTCEGCKGFFKRTVQKNAKYVCLANKNCPVDKRRRNRCQYCRFQKCLVVGMVKEVVRTDSLKGRRGRLPSKPKGPQDVPSSLSPASLLSALVRAHMDSNPSIGRLDYSKFQVSPDYHSAADESLHIQQFYDLLTGSMSIIRGWAEKMPGFTDLPRCDQELLFESAFLELFVLRLAYRSNLPEDKLIFCNGVVLHKLQCVRAFGEWIDSIVEFSANLQSMNIDVSSFSCMAALTMLTERHGLKEPKKMEELQSKILSCLKEHVSCNGGALNCQSHLSKLLSKLPELRTLCTQGLQRIFYLKLEDLVPTPATIDKLFHDTLPF; via the exons ATGCCCTGTGTCCAGGCTCAGTACGGGAGCTCTCCTCCGGGCGCCAGTCCCGCGTGCCAGACTTACACGTACAGCGCGGCGGCGGGAGACTACAGCTGCGACCTGCTCACCCCGGAGTTCGTCAAGTTCAGCATGGACCTGACCAACGCAGAGATCGCTGCCACCTCCGCGCTGCCCAGCTTCAGCACGTTCGCGGAGGGCACCGGCGGCACGAGCTACGACTCGAAGGCGCCCTGCCTCTACCAGGCGGCCCACTCCGGAGAGCACCTGTGCATCAAAGCCGAGGACATGCACGCGCACGCCTACCCGCCCCAAGCCGAAGACGGGACGTCGTCCCACGGCGGATACTACAAACCGGCCGCCCCGGGTTTCTCCGCGCATCCGCCGCCTCctccgccgccgccgccgccgtcGCACCACGTGTGGGAGGACGCAGGCTCGCTGCACGCCTTCTCCCACGGCTACCTGGCCGCCTCTCACGTGATGGAGCAGCAGCGGAAGGACGCCGTGTCCCGGCTGTTCTCCTTCAAGCAGAGTCCCGCCGGCGCGCCGCCGCCCATCAGCGCCTGCCACGTGCGCTTCGACAGCGCTCCGGCTGCGCACCGGCCTCTGGAGAGCGCGGGTTTCAGCGTGCCGGCGGCGCTCAGGAAGCAGCACGGGGTGGGCTTCCCACACCCGCTCCACGTCGGGCACGCGCACGCGCTCGCCGAGAGCCCGATGAGCTCGCCGCCGTGCCGAGGATCCCCGTCCAGCGAGGGCTTGTGTGCCGTGTGCGGAGACAACGCCGCCTGCCAGCACTACGGAGTGCGCACGTGCGAGGGCTGCAAGGGCTTTTTCAAG CGCACggtgcagaaaaatgccaaatATGTTTGCCTGGCCAACAAAAACTGCCCCGTTGACAAAAGGCGGAGGAACAGATGCCAGTACTGCCGATTTCAGAAGTGTCTAGTGGTGGGGATGGTGAAAGAAG TTGTAAGGACAGACAGTCTAAAAGGTCGAAGGGGTCGGCTCCCCTCCAAACCCAAGGGTCCACAGGACGTCCCGAGCTCCTTGTCGCCTGCCAGTCTCCTGAGTGCCCTGGTAAGGGCCCACATGGACTCCAACCCCTCCATAGGCCGCCTGGATTACTCTAAA TTTCAGGTAAGCCCCGACTACCACAGTGCTGCAGATGAAAGCCTCCACATCCAGCAGTTTTACGATCTCCTAACAGGGTCCATGAGCATCATCCGTGGATGGGCAGAGAAGATGCCAGGCTTTACTGATCTCCCCAGATGCGACCAGGAGCTGCTCTTCGAGTCAGCCTTTCTGGAACTTTTTGTTCTGCGGTTGGCATACAG ATCGAACCTACCAGAAGATAAGCTCATTTTTTGCAACGGCGTGGTCTTGCATAAGCTGCAGTGCGTGCGAGCCTTCGGAGAGTGGATCGACTCCATCGTGGAATTCTCCGCCAACCTTCAGAGCATGAACATAGacgtttcttccttctcctgcatGGCTGCCCTTACAATGCTAACAG AGAGGCACGGCCTTAAAGAGCCCAAGAAGATGGAGGAGCTTCAAAGCAAGATTTTAAGCTGCTTGAAGGAACACGTGTCCTGTAACGGCGGTGCCCTGAACTGCCAAAGTCATTTGTCGAAACTGCTGAGCAAGCTGCCGGAGCTGCGCACCCTGTGCACGCAGGGACTGCAGCGCATCTTTTACCTGAAGCTCGAAGACTTGGTTCCGACGCCTGCCACCATCGACAAACTCTTTCACGACACGTTACCGTTCTGA